Proteins from a genomic interval of Bradyrhizobium sp. CCBAU 53340:
- a CDS encoding polyamine ABC transporter substrate-binding protein, with amino-acid sequence MTNVSRSRFGFGLAIAAALTLLSVPARAEERVVNFYNWSNYMAPDVLEAFTRETGIKVVYDTFDANETLETRLMAGKSGYDVVVPTAYFLQRQIKANIFQKLDKSKLPNLANAWPVVTQRLGIYDPGNVYAANYMWGTTGIGYNVAKVKQILGPDAKIDSWDIVFKPENLAKFRDCGVHMLDSADDIFPAALNYLGLDPNSTKQADLEKAADVVAKVRSSVRKFHSSEYLSALATGEICFVVGWSGDIMQARARAAEAKSGIEIGYTIPKEGAQMFFDNLAIPADAKNVKEAYELINYLYRPDVAAKNSDFLSYANGNLASQKLVDPKILNDKNIYPDEATLAKLFVITARDPATQRIINRLWTKVKTGR; translated from the coding sequence ATGACGAACGTCAGCCGCTCTCGTTTCGGCTTTGGTCTAGCGATCGCCGCAGCGCTGACGTTGCTTTCCGTCCCCGCGAGGGCGGAAGAGCGGGTCGTCAACTTCTACAACTGGTCGAACTACATGGCGCCCGACGTTCTTGAGGCCTTCACCAGGGAAACCGGCATCAAGGTGGTCTACGACACCTTCGATGCCAACGAGACGCTGGAGACGCGTCTGATGGCCGGCAAGTCCGGCTACGACGTCGTGGTGCCCACCGCCTATTTCCTGCAGCGCCAGATCAAGGCGAACATCTTCCAGAAGCTCGACAAGTCGAAGCTGCCGAACCTCGCCAACGCCTGGCCCGTGGTGACGCAGCGCCTCGGCATCTACGATCCCGGCAATGTCTACGCCGCGAACTACATGTGGGGCACGACGGGCATCGGCTACAACGTGGCCAAGGTGAAGCAGATTCTCGGGCCTGACGCGAAGATCGACAGCTGGGACATCGTCTTCAAGCCGGAGAACCTCGCCAAGTTCAGGGATTGCGGCGTGCACATGCTCGACTCCGCCGACGACATCTTCCCGGCGGCGCTGAACTATCTCGGGCTCGATCCGAACTCGACCAAGCAGGCTGACCTCGAGAAGGCCGCCGACGTCGTCGCCAAGGTCCGCTCCTCCGTGCGCAAGTTCCACTCGTCCGAATATTTGAGCGCGCTCGCCACCGGCGAGATCTGCTTCGTGGTCGGCTGGTCCGGCGACATCATGCAGGCTCGCGCCCGAGCGGCCGAAGCCAAGAGTGGCATCGAGATCGGCTACACCATCCCGAAGGAGGGCGCGCAGATGTTCTTCGACAATCTCGCGATCCCCGCGGATGCCAAGAACGTCAAGGAAGCCTACGAGCTGATCAACTATCTCTATCGTCCGGACGTTGCCGCCAAGAACTCGGACTTTTTGTCCTACGCCAACGGCAACCTAGCCAGCCAGAAGCTGGTCGATCCAAAGATCCTGAACGACAAGAACATCTATC